A region of the Thioploca ingrica genome:
GTAATGCTCAAGTACAAGATTGCTTAGAACGGTTAGTCAAGTTTTTACGTAAGCGATCTTTAGAGGTAATAATGGATGTGACGAGTGCACAACAACTATTATCTTCTAACGACTTGAATATTATAGCTGATCCGGATGTATTAGGCAGTCGTTGTGATTTAGTCATTGTCATTGGTGGAGATGGGACATTATTACAATCGGCTCGTTTATTAGCTAAATATGATGTTTGCCTTTTAGGTATTAATTTAGGGCGGCTTGGTTTTTTAACTGATATTAGTCCAAGTGACATGGAAGAATATCTCAGTGACATTTTAGACGGTGCCTTTCTCGAAGAAGATCGGTTTTTAATTGAAGCTGAAGTCTATCGTGATAATAAGCGTCTGTCTTATACGAATGCTTTAAATGATATTGTGGTACATCGTTGGAATATGTCACACATGCTCACTTTTGAAACCACAATTAATGGGCATTTTCTTAACCAACAACGTGCTGATGGTTTAGTCGTCGCTACACCAACCGGCTCCACCGCTTATGCTTTATCTGCCGGTGGACCAATCATACACCCTTCTTTAAACGCATTAGTACTGGTAACGATTTGTCCTCATACACTCACCAGCCGTCCTATCGTGATAGATGGAGACAGTTGCATCCAAATCACCATTAATTTCGAGCAAACCGGTGAAGCACAACTTAATAGTGATGGTGTCCTCTGCCAAACACTGCTCCCGGGTGATTGGATTACCATTGAAAAACATCAACATATTCGACTCATTCACCCTCAATCCCATGATCACTATACCACTTTAAGAGCTAAATTAGATTGGGGAAAACTGGTTTGATTTTCAGTTATTAGGTGTTCAGTTTAAGTGTGGTGGTTACCCTGATTGATAATCGAGGTGAAAGAATGGGTTTGCTTATACCAAAAATTATCTCTTAGATGTTGGCTGGTGTTGCTATTTATTTCAACGTAACTAATAATTGCTATTCAAATTTTTGTCATAATGAAAAAAGATAATAATTTCTATGAAAAGCTTCATCAATTTGTTATTCGAACAGTGAAGTCCTATCCGTATTTGAGTTAAGCAAAAAAACTTATTTTCTCTAATGTGAGTTTGATGAAACTTAAAATAGTGGCGCGAAGAAAAACTTTATACTCACTGGGGTGTGCTCAAGATAACTCAATGAAAAATGAATGTAACCAGGTCAGGTGTGCTGTGTATACCTTATTACCAACTAAGCTAGCTTAATTTAATGGCATGGCATTGATCCGAGAATTGCTTTTTATCGGGAAAGCACTGTAAAAACCCGTCCTTTTGGGCGAGGATATCCGGTGTGCCTTTGATTTGTGTATTCATTAAGAAACTCCTATAATTGTCACTTAACCCGAGGTCATCGGGGGCTAGTCTGTGAAGTGAACGGTGAAGGAAGTGCCGTCAGCAGCAGAAACCCGTAGGAAGTAGCGATACCAACCTACTCCTGAGTTATCAGGAATCCACGTCCTTTAGGATTGGGAGGATGTCAAATAACTTGAAAAATGATTATAACTACACTATATTAACAGTGTATTTTAAAAGAAATAAGTGTAACTAAATTGAACCAACCTCGTTAGCTACAGCCTAATTCATTAGGTACTTTTATCCCAGTTTTTCTCGAAAACCGGGGGCGACATGGTTTCGACGTGGGTTGCAAAACCTGAGGAGCGTGCCGAGGCGCAGATTACCTCGTAAATCCGGTCTGCAAAAAAATATAGTTGCCAACGACGACAACTACGCTCTAGCCGCTTAAACCGGCTAGCCACTGCCTGGAGCCGTGCTTGTGCGTTCAGTACAGGGGTCAACCTTCACAAGATCGTAGAGCCATTTGTTTGGGGTGGTTTTGCTAAAAATAACCAAACTCACTGTTAGATTATCCTGCCCGTCGGATGACTAGCAGTTAGAATAAAGATAGGGCTACGCACGTAGAACTAAGGGCGGAGGACTTACGGACGCGGGTTCGATCAATAAGGTCGCCTTAGACAGCGATGTTTAATGGAAAAAGAGAGCTCAAACGGTGAACGCTAAGTCTAAACAAGATAAGCCAACGCCGTCGGGTAAACTGGAAACAGGTAAGCCCGCTAGAGACTGATAGGATTCTAAGGGTATTTTCCTATGAATTACTACGATGGAAGCCATCGTTTCCATAAATGCTCTCCATCTGGAAAAATTTACTCAGATGAAGGAATAGTCCAGTCCATTATGAAAATAGTGGGTCAACTGTCCCGCCGCCTCCACCATATTTTTAATGAATTAAATCACTTTAAGCTAGTGTGTATGTCATTATTTGACGTACACACTTTTTCTCTCTAAGCTATTTTCCTGCCCTATTATTTTATTCCCTGAAAAAACTTGGTAAAACTTAACTAAAGTAAATGAGTATAGAAAATAATACAATTGCACTGGCCGGAATTTTCCAAGCTTCTGAACTGGTAAGACAAATTGCACGACAAGGGATGTTAGACCAAGCGCCCTTTGAAGCTAGTATTCAAAGTGTGTTAAAGATTAATGCTGATTCCATTATGGATGTCTATGGTGGATTAAGTGGTATAAAAACGGGTTTACAAATATTATGTCAACAATTGGGCAATGAAACGAAGCGAAATATAGAAGTGATGCAATATGTCTTGGGAGTGGTATTTTTAGAACGTAAATTAGCTAAGCGGCAAGATATGTTAGCGAAAATTAGAATCGGTATCGAAAAATCGGTTGCTGAAACAGAAATTTATGCGGCTACCCATCCGCAAGTCGTTGAACAACTGGCTAATTTATATACTCAAACGCTCAGTACTTTCGATTATCGAATTAAAGTCAGTGGCGAACAGCGGTTCCTCGAAAATCCTCATAACGCAGATAAAATTCGCGCCCTCCTGCTAGCTGGGATTCGTTCAGCCGTATTATGGCGGCAAAAAGGCGGGAAGCGACTCCAATTTATTTTTTCACGGGCTAAAATTTTGCGTACTGCTCAAGATTTGTTAGGAATGACTAAGAACTTGTCTTAATAATACCCCTACCTAAGCGAATTTCATCCTAATAAAAGACAATGTGCGGTATACACCCTACCTAGCTAAGCAAATTATTTGCATTGCTATCAAACTATAGATAAGATTAAATTTGGTATTTACACTTTTCTTGCAAAAAGTATTAATTAAGTAGAACAACTATTTTCGTTATTTGCGCTTGGCGCATGGACCGTCGGTTGAATAATGGCAATGTCATGGTTATATGCAATAATCCGAGGTTTTCATGTGAAGTTCGAATTAAGAAGCGACCAGCTACGATATCAGGACGCCGAGAACATTATAACTTCAGCATACCAATATGATATCTCTAACCTTCAATTTATTCGTGTTGCAGAACACCTGCGGCTATCATTTGATTGGAGTGCAAAGAAAATTGAAGTGGGAGATTCTTTGGAAGAACCTGACAAAGAATGGTTGTATGAACGGCTCCAAGAGTAGCTTAAAGTAGCTGCGAGCAACACCATCGACTGCTACTGCGCTACACAAGCTTTAGGAGACACAAAAGACTATGATACGTGAATTACCGCGAGGCAGCCGCATTAGAATTAAACGTTTTGCTCAAGGCGAAACGCTAACTTGGAAGTATCAGAATGAAAGCCGCTGGAGCCGATGGGGTAGTGTAGCATTCCCAAGGTTCTCATTACTTGTCGATTTAACGTGGCGAACGAGTAATCCGCAAACGACTTTCCACCACTTGACTACGACTGGTAGCGGATTGTATCTCTGCAGTAAAACCAAGGCGACTCAGACGCTGTTTTAAATGTTCTAAAGCTTGTAAATTATCTATTTCCAAATAGAGATCGAATTGTCCTGGTTGATAGTCGATTTGTTTTAGATTGAAACCGGGCGTGTGTTGTAGTGGCGTACTGAGTTGATTTAACCAATAGAGAAAATGATCGGTTGAAGTCTGTGGATTGTGTTGGGTACGCAATTGTTGTAATTGTTGTTCCATTTGTACGCGTGGATTAACAACTTTATGTGCTTGAGGAAAAGTTTCACGGTATATTTTTTCAATTTGTGCAGTTAAAATTTGACGTTGTTGAACCAGTTGTTGATACGCTAAAATCTGTTTCGCAATATGTAATCCACCCAACAAAATTAATAACATAGCCGTTAGTCGCCACGGACGCCATAAATTAACGATTTTGTTGTGGGGACGATAAACACCTTGTAATAAATTTAACCAATTGTTTCTAGCAATACCTTGCACAAGCCAAGCGAATCGATTGGTTTCATGTACTTCTTCAATAATGGGAATTTCTAGTTCTTGTAAGTCCGGTAATAAACTTGGGGTGTGGGTATCAGTGAAAATGACCAATTGCTGAGGTAAGTCAGTTTTATGTTCCAGTAAAGCCATGGATAAGGCTGTTTTTAAACACGGCGGTTCTATGGCAAAACCGGCTTGTGCGCCAGTACGTACTAAAACGATATTATCAATCGGTAATATTCCCCATCCTTGTTCTGGTTGAGGGACAGCCAAAATATCTGGTATTAACACGGTTGGGGTTAAATTAACGGTGGTTAGCTGTTGTAAATAGGTTCCCATTTGTTTATGAGCAATGATAGCTACCGCGATATTACCCATCGCATCTCGTTTGCCGAGAGCAAAATGTAAGTTATCAATATCTTCCGCTAATTGTTCTTCGAGAGCATAAGGTACGGCTTGTACAACGCGTTGCCATTGCTTACTGGGAATATCAACCGAGGTTAGTACGATATCAGTACTGGGAATAAGAACCACTACTGAGCGGTTGATGGTTGGAATCGTACTGAATGAGGTTTGAACCTCACTCTCTAAAAGAGCACCATGGTAATCAAAACTAGCCCAACTGATTGGATCATCGGGCTGATGAGATAAACGGATGAGTACAGAATGAGGCATATATTAGTTATCAGTTAGCGGTTAGCAGTTAGTAGTGGATAACTGTCCAAAAATCATTGTCTAGTTATAATTTTAAAGTGGATAAGATAAAATAGATAATATTTACTCTGGTTCTAAAATCAATGGATTATAAAATATGGATTGGATGCCTCACCTGACTGTTGCCGCTATCATTGAATTGAAACAACAATTTTTATTGGTTGAAGAACAATCAGAAGGGTTAATTGTGTTTAATCAACCGGCTGGGCATTGGGATGAAGGAGAAACGCTAATTGAAGCCGTGATCCGTGAAACTTTGGAAGAATCAGCATGGCACTTTAAACCCGAAGCCATTGTCGGTCTTTACCAATATACCAGTGCGTGGAAGATTACTTATCTCAGAATTTGTTTTTGTGGATCACCGCTTAACCACGATCCCCAGCGACCGTTAGACCTCAATATTTCGCGAGCGCTATGGCTAAGCCGAGCAGAAATTATTCAGTTACCCAATTTACGCAGCCCTATGGTATTACGTTGTATAGACGATTATTTAGCCGGGATTCGTTATCCGCTATCCCTCATTAATCAACTTTAATTTTTTAACTGAAATTACCGAATAAACTATGATAATTGTGGGTATGTCTGGCGGGGTTGATTCTTCGGTTACCGCTTGGCTGTTAAAAAAACAAGGCTATGAAGTACAGGGCTTGTTTATGAAGAATTGGGAGGAAGATGATAGCGAAGATTATTGTAGTGCCGCCGCTGATTTACGTGATGCACAAGCGGTATGCGATCTTCTAGATATTCCCTTGCATACCGTCAATTTTGCAACGGAGTACTGGGATAATGTATTTGCGCATTGTTTGCAAGAATATCAAGCCGGACGTACTCCCAATCCAGACGTATTATGCAACCGTGAAATTAAATTTAAAGTTTTTTTAGAACAGGCGTTGCGGTTGGGAGGAGAGAAGATTGCTACCGGGCATTATGTGCGGTTAGGTAAACTCAATGGGCAATACCAACTGCTCAAAGGCGTTGATCCCCATAAAGATCAAAGTTATTTTTTATATCTGTTAGTCCAATCACAATTAGCTTCGAGTTGTTTTCCATTGGGCGAATTACCTAAAACCGCTGTGCGAACTCTGGCTATCCAAGCGGGGTTACCTACCCAAGCGAAAAAAGATAGTACCGGTCTATGTTTCATTGGTGAACGTCCGTTTAAAACTTTTCTCTCGCGTTTCTTGCCTTCAAAACCAGGTACCATTGAAACCCCCGCAGGGAAGTGTTTAGGACAGCATGATGGCTTAATGTTTTATACTATCGGGCAACGACAAGGGCTAAAAATTGGGGGTCAAGCGAGTGGTAGCGGCGAACCTTGGTATGTTGTCGCTAAGGATGTACCAAATAACCGCCTGATTGTAGCCCAGGGACACAACCATCCGCTGTTATTGAGTCGCCATCTAGTTGCTCAGCAGATCCATTGGATTGCAGAATCCATTCCTTCGGTTCCCTTTTCCTGCTCGGCTAAAACGCGCTATCGGCAACACGACCAAGCCTGTGTGATTACCGCATTAGATCAAGCGAGTGGCCAAGTGAGTTTTAATGAGCCGCAATGGGCTATTACCCCAGGACAATCGATTGTATTTTATCAAGATGAAATTTGTTTAGGTGGCGGTATTATTGAAACCAGCTATTAATCATTCCTAGTTACATCCATTAATAAAATCAAGGTCATATTTAGTTTGTTATGCCGGTAAAAAAAATCTATAACCGCGACCGACTTATCGGTTTTTTTCTAATCGTAAACCGATTATGATGATTACTGAAAAATTCCCGGAAACTTACTTTACCTCAATACCCGATTCGCTTCAAAAGAATTAATGGTAGCTAGTTTTTAAGCTAAAAATCGATTAAAAACTTCTCTAAAGTAGATTGTTGTTTATCTTGCCAAGTGGTACAACGTGCATTAGCGCGTTCATTCCAAATGGTGCAGTTGTCCGTGGTTAGCACGATCAGTTGAATACCTTCTTGATGCCAAGCCAAAGGAACTCCTAATTGCTTGCGCGGTGGTTGACTCGATATTCCCATATTATCAGTAATATACACTATCTCACTTGCGGGTAATCCATGATTGAGAATATAGGAATCAACCAGTTCTAAATCGTCAAGGGCATTGAGGTCAGTCGCACTGAATTGCAGTTGTTTTATTTTTTCTTTAAGTGGATCGAAATTATCTTTAGCCATCAAGGTTGGCAGTTCCTCACTACTCAGTACCGGATAACTTAACTGACGCCCCGGACCAATCGTCAATAAGGTAAACGGTAAATGATTAGATTGACGTTGCTTAAAATGATTATAAAGACTATTTTGGATCATTTTTCCGGTACCCTCATTATTAAAATTCGCTGACAACGAGACAACCAATAATCTACGCGATATTTCAATGGGTAGGAAAGCGGTGTCAGAAAACAAGGGTGGCACAATCCGATAAGTTTTCCCCGTTTGAAATGCACAACTAGAACGATAACCCATCGGGTTTTCTACGGGTGTTTGACAAGAGGGAATACTGAGCTGACCTAATTCTTCTTGCCAAGTCAGAATAATTTCAACCGGCTGAGGAGAAGAACTTGGTCTAGAAATATGATAGGTATGACCAGCTTGAAATGAGCAAGTCGTTATATATTCCGAATCGGTTGCTGGAGTGGCTTCTTCACAACCCGTAATAATTAATTTACCTAATATTTTTGGCCAGATAAATTGAATTCGAATCTTATCCGCTGATGAAGTAGCGGCTTTATTACTTGGGGTAACGACAACAGGCTTAGTTTCTCTATGGTCGGTTTCACCAACTTGAAATTTGATCTGAGCTTCATCAAGCAAAATGGCCTGTGCATTAGCAAAAGACTGCAAAAACAAGGCTTCCGGTTTATTAAATACTTCTGTTAACAAGACTTCTAGCGGTTTATTATGAATCGGTTGTGACGGGATAACCGGATTCGCAGTAAACTCTCCAAATTGGCAATCTGTTTGGCGTTGTTGGTGGAGAAATTGAATTAAGTTGTCACGCTGTTCCGCAATGACCTTGATTATCATGGTGGGATAATAATAAGGCATTTTCACAATGATTTCGCCTAACCCTTGCAAACCTGGGCGGCAGGCGGGCACAAATTTATTGAAAGGCTGTTCCGGAGTGGAGAGTTTAGGTAACAGCATAAATTTTCTCTGTGATGAATCAGTGACATAAGGAACTACACTGATACCCACTTCAGTTTTAGCAAACGTCGGCGGAGATAATTTTTTATCTGGTTCTAATACCTTTTCCCAAGTTTGAGTGCGGATGCTGAATACATTAGGATGCAGGATAACACCGATACCTTTTACCACCAAATTGCGAGCAACCAGATGTTGTTTTTCATCTAAACAACTTTTTAAATCAACGGGTTGTTTAAGTAATTGCGAATTAGTTGGAACCCAAGCGGTGTATTTTAATTCATCGGTTTTAGAGAGATCAACACAACTGCTGACGGTCAAAGGGAGTGATAACGAACTCATCATGAGGTAAGAAATCATTTTATCCATAAACAACCGGTATTTTTCAAGCGACGGAAATTAATCAATAACTCAGGTTACCCACGGCTAAATTACCCCCCCCCGTTGCCAAAGGGAAGAACTGGAGAAAAATCCTTGGGTGTGTAACGTGAGCCAATAACAAGAATGCGATAATTATTTTTGTTGTTCAATTTGTTTAGTAATTTCTTGAACTTTTTGATGTCCAAGCAATTTTACAAAATTAGGATTGGCCAGTAATCCATTAATATTGCCAGAATTGACAGAATTCATGACTTCTGGATCTTGTAATATCGCTTGAAATTGGGGATCATCCTGTAAAGATGAAATTGAATTCATCATTTCCGGATCATTCATGATTAAGTTTTGTAAATTTTGTAATTCAGAATTTATCGCCTGATTATTAGGTAATAGGGAAGATTGTGCGGCCGAATTCGTTGCTTCAGAACGAATGATTCGTATATCGGAATCTTTGATCTCTAATGTTCCCAGCGTACTTGATTTAATGGTGTAAGTTCCCTTACTGAAAGCAATAATTTCCCCTGAAATCACACTACCATCATTAAGTTCAATTTGGCGCTGTTCGCTTGACCAAAGGTTACTACACCACCCAGTGATTAAGATTAGTAAATACTTTATTATCAATTTCATGGCCATTTTCCTTTTGCAGTTATCACCATGGTTCAAAACAAATTGATTTTAAGATCTATCAGTTACCCATTATTATGTTAACCTATCAATAATAGGTAAATGATAACTGTTTCAAGAATGTAAAGCGAAGCTTTGCCAAATTGGCTGCACTGGCAAAGCTTCGCCTTGGACTTTTACCAACTTATTGATAGGAATAAAAATCTAAGGCGAAGCTTCGCCTGATTGGCTGCCTCGGCAAAGCTTCGCTTTACACTCTCTGGTTAAAATTTAATTAATTAATATAATCCAATGGTTGGGACAATTTTTATAAAAAATTGATTTTATATTATAATTTCTTAGCGAAACGTAATGCACCTTTTCCTTTTAAAATCGATACATTACGGCTATCGCTTAACGCGCCCTATCGAAAACGGGCCGAAGTATTGTTCAAGCTAACAAAAATTAAGTAATGGGGTTAAAGTGAAATTTAACCCCCCCTATTTACCTTACCCGCCAAATAAAATTTTTGAATATCCAGCTAGATTAAGCCGGCAAAAGGTTCTACTAGTACCTCAGTTCCTGCAGCCACTTCACCACAATCGATAGGTAAAATGATAAAACAATTGGCTTGACTCATAGAACTTAATAGTGCTGAACCTTGGTTACCGGTAGAGCGGACGACTAAATGACCGTGCTCATTGGGTTCGAGGATACCTCGTTGAAATTCAATACGTCCTGGGCGCTTCTTGAGAGGAGCAACACAGGGCACTTTTATTCGCAAAGGTGTCGTTTGAGGTTGCCCCATCATTCGCTGTAAAGCTGGCTGCACAAATTGGTAAAAGGTTACCATAGCCGACACCGGGTTACCAGGTAATCCAAAAAAAGTGGCGGTTTTGATTTTACCAAAGATCAATGGCTTCCCTGGTTTCATGGCAATTTTCCAAAAATTGATTTCACCTAAGCGGCGTAATGTTTCAGTGACATAATCCGCATCTCCTACCGAAACGCCACCCGAAGTGATAATCGCATCACTATTTAATGCGGCTGAGAGCAAAGCAGTCTCAACTGCTGATGGATTGTCACGTACCACGCCCATATCCATCATTTCGACACCCAATCGAGTTAACATACCGTACAAAATATAGCGGTTGCTGTCATAAATCTGACCCCATTGCAGAATTTCACCTAAAGAACATAATTCATCACCAGTGGAAAAGAAAGCCACTCTTAATCGGCGTTTTACCTTGATTTCGGGAATTCCTAATGAAGCTAATAAACCAATATCGGCCGGCAAGAGTTTCTTTCCGCTCGTGAGTACGGGTTGACCAACAGAGAGATCTTCTCCGGTCATGCAGACATGTTGGCCAACTCGATGACCTGGCGAAAAAGTAATCACATCACCTTGTTTTTCAACATATTCTTGCATAATCACGGTATCAGTTCCGGTTGGCATGACCGCACCCGTTAGGATGCGAGCACATTGTCCAGTCGTAATGGTGTCTGGATAGGGTTTACCCGCCCAGGAAGTCCCTACGATAGTTAACTGTACTTTACCTTCTGTCGGTAAATCAGTTCCCAATACAGCATAACCATCCATAGCTGATTTATTATGCGGTGGTACATTCACCGGCGATAGTATATCTTCAGCCAAAATACGATTTAAGGCACTGCGAATAGCAATTTGCTCTTCACCGATAATCGGTTGTAAATCGCGGTCAATCCGTTGTAGTGCGGCTTCTACAGTAAGCAAGTTGGAATCATAATCATCACAGGTCGGTGTTTTCATAGCCTATTTTTATTCAGTTATCAATTTGTTATTAATCAATAATGGGGTTAACTCGTTTTTAGTGATATTTAATTTTATCAATTGGTTATGGTCTTTAATTTTTTGAAATCAATTTCTTAAGAAGGAAAAAATAACTGAATTATTGTTACCCATAATAACGATTTCTAAATTAAAAAATAGAGTATTATAGTCAAGTAAAATAAATATTTCATAGTGGAAAAGTATTGTTCTGATACTAAACTACTTGCCGGAGTATATTATTTTATAACTTAAATACGGGTATTAAGGGGGCGAAACCATGTGTTCGCCCTCAGGGTAAAAATGAACTAAAATTGAATAAAATAGATTTAATTTATTTATTACTACAGAGGATGGAAATATGGAACGAGCAGATATTGGCTTAATTGGTTTAGCTGTCATGGGGCAAAACCTCGCCTTGAACATGAACGATCATAGTTTTAAGGTTGTTGTTTACAATAGAACAGCTACGACTACCGATAAATTTTTGAATGGGCCGGCAAAGAATACCACTATTAGCGGTGCTTATTCTCTGGCTGAATTGGTTGTGACTCTCAAAAAGCCCCGTATTGTTATGTTAATGGTAAAAGCCGGAGCGGTCGTTGATAACCTGATCAAACAACTACTGCCCCATTTGGAAACGGGCGATATTATCATTGATGGTGGTAACTCATTATATAAAGATACCCAACGCCGTACTAAAGCTTTATCAGAACAAGGAATTCGTTTTATTGGTACCGGTATTTCCGGGGGGGAAGCGGGTGCACGGTTTGGTCCTTCTATTATGCCCGGTGGTAATCCAACGGCATGGATGGAAGTTAAACCCATTTTACAAGCGATTGCCGCGCAAGTTGATGGCGAACCTTGTTGTCAATGGGTAGGAGAAAATGGAGCCGGTCATTACGTTAAGATGGTCCATAATGGCATTGAATATGGTGATATGCAACTCATTGCTGAAGCTTATCATCTATTGCGTGAAGGCTTAAAATTACCCGTGGAAGAATTATCACCCGTTTTTGCTCAGTGGAATCAAGGGGTATTGGAATCCTACTTAATTGAAATAACTAGTCAGATTCTTAAAGTCACTGTTGAAGACGGTAGCCTGCTGGTCGATAAAATTCTCGATACCGCTGGACAAAAAGGAACGGGTAAATGGGCAGGGATAGATGCCCTTGATTTAGGAGTCCCTTTAACTTTAATCACCGAGGCTGTTTTTGCCCGTTGTTTATCTTCGCTCAAAACCGAACGAATGAAATCGGCACTCCTGTTAACCAGTGATAAAAAAACCTTTGTTGGTGATATTAAAACCGCTATTGCAGCTATTCATGATGCTTTATATGCTTCCAAAATCATTTCCTATACCCAAGGATATATGTTAATGCGCGAAGCGGCTAGAGAATACAGTTGGAATTTGAGTTATGGTGATATAGCTTTAATGTGGCGCGGTGGTTGTATTATTCGGAGTCAATTTTTAAATAAGATTAAACAAGCGTTTGATAATAAACCAGAATTAGAAAGTTTACTCTTGGATAATTTCTTTGCGACTGAAATTAAGAAAGCAGAAGCCGGTTGGCGTAAAACAGTCATGTTAGGCGTTCAATTAGGTATTCCCACCCCAGCTTTTTCTTCGGCACTGGCTTTTTATGACGGTTATCGTAGTGAATATTTGCCAGCTAATTTGTTACAAGCACAACGAGATTATTTTGGTGCCCATACTTATGAACGGGTAGATAAACCCAGAGGGCAATTTTTTCATACCAATTGGACTGGACAAGGTGGTCAAGTTTCTTCTACCATTTATGAAGTTTAACTTCTGAAAAAGGATATCAACAACAAATAAACTTATTGTTCAAGATCACACCGATTATATTTTATTTTAACCCTAATAATCGACTCAATTTTTGGAGAGAATTTTATGAACTATCTTGAGCGGTTAAAACAAGAAGCTCAGGCTCGTCAAGAACAAGAACTTAAAACTCAACAACAATTAGAACAACAAAGACAACGATTTCAACTTGAAGTGAAACCTAGCTTCGAGCAACTACTAGCTTATTTGCGGGAATTAAGCCAACAACTGAATTATCTCAAACCGAATAATCTGGTCAATTATAAAGTTCAGGGAGTAGGTAACCTGCAAAATTTACAACAACAAAATTATAGAATAGCTACCTATAAAGAACTTCGAGCGCTTAAAGAGAGAGCCTATACCATTTATTCGCAAGATTCGCCAGAAGTAGCGAGTAATTTTTGCTTACGTTGTGAATGTGTTGGTCAGTATCCAATCCGCATTGAAAAACGCAAACCGCTGGAAATAAACTTACAAAAAGAATATCTGTTGCAACATGGTATACGTTTTACTGGCGATGAACATAGAGATAACCAACATAATATTGTCAAAGTCCGGTTTATCATCGAGCCCCTTATTCCAATTGAATTTGAGTTTTCAGGTGATCTTGAAACTCACTCTATCGATCTGAAAATAACCAATTTTAACGAGCTCGGTGAGAAAGTTTATAATTTATCCCCTCAAGAAGTGAATCACTCATTTTTAGATGAATTAGCCCAATATATTACCAGACAACCTAACCACCTTGCTCTCCGGGATAAACAACGACTGAAAATAACTCCACTCTCCACACAACAAAAAGAGAGTCTTGAATTTGAAGTTTGGTTAGAAAAAATGCAAAGAGAATACGGAGAATCACTTAGCACAGCGGCTATGAAACAAGTACAAGATAGACCGAAAGATTTTGAAGAGTT
Encoded here:
- a CDS encoding molybdopterin biosynthesis protein MoeA, whose translation is MKTPTCDDYDSNLLTVEAALQRIDRDLQPIIGEEQIAIRSALNRILAEDILSPVNVPPHNKSAMDGYAVLGTDLPTEGKVQLTIVGTSWAGKPYPDTITTGQCARILTGAVMPTGTDTVIMQEYVEKQGDVITFSPGHRVGQHVCMTGEDLSVGQPVLTSGKKLLPADIGLLASLGIPEIKVKRRLRVAFFSTGDELCSLGEILQWGQIYDSNRYILYGMLTRLGVEMMDMGVVRDNPSAVETALLSAALNSDAIITSGGVSVGDADYVTETLRRLGEINFWKIAMKPGKPLIFGKIKTATFFGLPGNPVSAMVTFYQFVQPALQRMMGQPQTTPLRIKVPCVAPLKKRPGRIEFQRGILEPNEHGHLVVRSTGNQGSALLSSMSQANCFIILPIDCGEVAAGTEVLVEPFAGLI
- a CDS encoding 6-phosphogluconate dehydrogenase; this translates as MERADIGLIGLAVMGQNLALNMNDHSFKVVVYNRTATTTDKFLNGPAKNTTISGAYSLAELVVTLKKPRIVMLMVKAGAVVDNLIKQLLPHLETGDIIIDGGNSLYKDTQRRTKALSEQGIRFIGTGISGGEAGARFGPSIMPGGNPTAWMEVKPILQAIAAQVDGEPCCQWVGENGAGHYVKMVHNGIEYGDMQLIAEAYHLLREGLKLPVEELSPVFAQWNQGVLESYLIEITSQILKVTVEDGSLLVDKILDTAGQKGTGKWAGIDALDLGVPLTLITEAVFARCLSSLKTERMKSALLLTSDKKTFVGDIKTAIAAIHDALYASKIISYTQGYMLMREAAREYSWNLSYGDIALMWRGGCIIRSQFLNKIKQAFDNKPELESLLLDNFFATEIKKAEAGWRKTVMLGVQLGIPTPAFSSALAFYDGYRSEYLPANLLQAQRDYFGAHTYERVDKPRGQFFHTNWTGQGGQVSSTIYEV
- a CDS encoding tRNA (5-methylaminomethyl-2-thiouridylate)-methyltransferase, with amino-acid sequence MIIVGMSGGVDSSVTAWLLKKQGYEVQGLFMKNWEEDDSEDYCSAAADLRDAQAVCDLLDIPLHTVNFATEYWDNVFAHCLQEYQAGRTPNPDVLCNREIKFKVFLEQALRLGGEKIATGHYVRLGKLNGQYQLLKGVDPHKDQSYFLYLLVQSQLASSCFPLGELPKTAVRTLAIQAGLPTQAKKDSTGLCFIGERPFKTFLSRFLPSKPGTIETPAGKCLGQHDGLMFYTIGQRQGLKIGGQASGSGEPWYVVAKDVPNNRLIVAQGHNHPLLLSRHLVAQQIHWIAESIPSVPFSCSAKTRYRQHDQACVITALDQASGQVSFNEPQWAITPGQSIVFYQDEICLGGGIIETSY
- a CDS encoding general secretion pathway protein L translates to MPHSVLIRLSHQPDDPISWASFDYHGALLESEVQTSFSTIPTINRSVVVLIPSTDIVLTSVDIPSKQWQRVVQAVPYALEEQLAEDIDNLHFALGKRDAMGNIAVAIIAHKQMGTYLQQLTTVNLTPTVLIPDILAVPQPEQGWGILPIDNIVLVRTGAQAGFAIEPPCLKTALSMALLEHKTDLPQQLVIFTDTHTPSLLPDLQELEIPIIEEVHETNRFAWLVQGIARNNWLNLLQGVYRPHNKIVNLWRPWRLTAMLLILLGGLHIAKQILAYQQLVQQRQILTAQIEKIYRETFPQAHKVVNPRVQMEQQLQQLRTQHNPQTSTDHFLYWLNQLSTPLQHTPGFNLKQIDYQPGQFDLYLEIDNLQALEHLKQRLSRLGFTAEIQSATSRSQVVESRLRITRSPR
- a CDS encoding ADP-ribose pyrophosphatase yields the protein MDWMPHLTVAAIIELKQQFLLVEEQSEGLIVFNQPAGHWDEGETLIEAVIRETLEESAWHFKPEAIVGLYQYTSAWKITYLRICFCGSPLNHDPQRPLDLNISRALWLSRAEIIQLPNLRSPMVLRCIDDYLAGIRYPLSLINQL
- a CDS encoding sugar kinase — encoded protein: MFKNIGLISKPGNAQVQDCLERLVKFLRKRSLEVIMDVTSAQQLLSSNDLNIIADPDVLGSRCDLVIVIGGDGTLLQSARLLAKYDVCLLGINLGRLGFLTDISPSDMEEYLSDILDGAFLEEDRFLIEAEVYRDNKRLSYTNALNDIVVHRWNMSHMLTFETTINGHFLNQQRADGLVVATPTGSTAYALSAGGPIIHPSLNALVLVTICPHTLTSRPIVIDGDSCIQITINFEQTGEAQLNSDGVLCQTLLPGDWITIEKHQHIRLIHPQSHDHYTTLRAKLDWGKLV